The following proteins come from a genomic window of Ilumatobacter coccineus YM16-304:
- a CDS encoding NYN domain-containing protein — protein sequence MTDIEHRHLRSALDFAVMIAAEGQKRRPPIPFPKELKPFFNKRRVPTSALGRVRRAIESDAEFRRVLSHGAIPELVDEVGRLWLTQPAGWEVEVASLIAAADEAKASRDAVQALKRAEKRRDAAELAAVRTRAELVQRDEIIAGHATEIDELRAELAKVAEEAAELRAELIDSRNEVRHARDRERAAAGKLEAAIRDRDRALDDRRDATAVRDDVLATRVDSIGSVVEIAQITEAAEAAQALANRLESLLPQQPDDAASEAIARPAQRTPMSLPGGVLSSSAEAGEHFARSDAAIVVDGYNVSKLAWQSRTLEQQRNALLDAVENLARRFGTDITVIFDGASIVGAHAARRRLVRVVYSPEGVIADDLIRDEVRRLPTSRAVVVVTNDNEIIRDVRAEGANTLPSNAFIAIL from the coding sequence ATGACGGACATCGAGCACCGCCACCTGCGGTCGGCGCTCGACTTCGCGGTCATGATCGCCGCCGAAGGGCAGAAGCGACGCCCGCCGATTCCGTTCCCCAAAGAACTCAAACCGTTCTTCAACAAGCGGCGCGTCCCCACGTCGGCGCTCGGTCGAGTGCGTCGCGCCATCGAGTCCGACGCAGAGTTCCGACGGGTGCTCTCGCACGGTGCGATCCCCGAACTCGTCGACGAGGTCGGCCGTCTCTGGCTCACGCAGCCCGCCGGCTGGGAAGTCGAGGTCGCGTCGTTGATCGCTGCCGCAGACGAGGCGAAGGCGTCTCGCGACGCGGTGCAGGCGCTCAAGCGTGCCGAGAAGCGTCGTGACGCTGCCGAACTGGCAGCGGTGCGCACCCGTGCCGAACTCGTGCAGCGCGACGAGATCATCGCGGGGCACGCCACCGAGATCGACGAGTTGCGAGCCGAGTTGGCCAAGGTCGCCGAGGAGGCGGCGGAACTGCGTGCCGAACTCATCGACAGTCGCAACGAGGTCCGTCACGCGCGTGATCGCGAGCGGGCTGCTGCGGGGAAACTCGAAGCGGCCATTCGCGATCGCGATCGAGCGCTCGACGATCGACGTGACGCCACGGCGGTGCGCGACGACGTGTTGGCAACCCGTGTCGACTCGATCGGATCGGTCGTCGAGATCGCCCAGATCACCGAAGCAGCCGAAGCGGCCCAAGCGCTCGCCAACCGACTCGAATCACTCCTGCCTCAGCAACCCGACGACGCCGCGTCCGAGGCGATCGCCCGCCCCGCCCAGCGCACGCCGATGTCGCTGCCGGGTGGTGTGCTCTCGTCGTCAGCCGAGGCGGGAGAGCACTTCGCTCGCTCCGATGCGGCGATCGTGGTCGACGGCTACAACGTGTCGAAACTGGCGTGGCAGTCGCGCACACTCGAGCAGCAGCGCAACGCGTTGCTCGACGCCGTCGAGAACCTGGCCCGACGCTTCGGCACCGACATCACCGTGATCTTCGACGGTGCGTCGATCGTCGGCGCCCATGCCGCACGCCGCCGACTCGTGCGGGTCGTCTACTCACCAGAAGGGGTCATCGCCGACGACCTGATCCGTGACGAGGTGCGGCGTCTGCCGACCAGCCGTGCGGTCGTGGTGGTCACCAACGACAACGAGATCATCCGCGATGTTCGAGCCGAGGGTGCCAACACGTTGCCGAGCAACGCGTTCATCGCCATCCTCTGA